In Thermus antranikianii DSM 12462, the DNA window TACGACGGTTCCTACCACGAGGTGGACTCCAGCGAGATGGCCTTTAAGATCGCGGGCTCTATGGCCATCAAGGAGGCGGTGCAGAAGGGGGATCCTGTGATCCTCGAGCCCATCATGCGGGTGGAGGTTACCACCCCCGAGGAGTACATGGGCGACGTCATTGGCGACCTTAACGCCCGCCGGGGCCAGATCCTGGGCATGGAGCCTCGGGGGAATGCCCAGGTGATCCGGGCCTATGTGCCCTTGGCGGAGATGTTCGGTTACGCTACGGACCTCCGTTCCAAGACGCAGGGTAGGGGCTCCTTCGTCATGTTCTTCGATCACTACCAGGAAGTTCCTAAGCAAATCCAGGAGAAGCTCATTAAGGGTCAGTAGGAATGCTTGGGGGTGGGCCTTTGGGCCTGCCCCACATGCGGAAAGGAGAGCGAAGATGGCCAAGGGCGAGTTTATCCGTACGAAGCCTCACGTGAACGTGGGGACGATTGGGCACGTGGACCACGGGAAGACGACGTTGACTGCGGCGTTGACGTTTGTTACGGCGGCGGAGAACCCGAATGTGGAGGTGAAGGACTACGGGGATATAGACAAGGCGCCGGAGGAGCGTGCGCGGGGGATTACGATCAACACGGCGCATGTGGAGTACGAGACGGCGAAGCGGCACTATTCGCACGTGGATTGTCCTGGGCACGCGGACTACATCAAGAACATGATTACGGGTGCGGCGCAGATGGACGGGGCGATTTTGGTGGTGTCGGCGGCGGACGGGCCGATGCCGCAGACGCGGGAGCACATTTTGCTGGCGCGCCAGGTGGGGGTGCCGTACATTGTGGTGTTTATGAACAAGGTGGACATGGTGGACGATCCGGAGCTTTTGGATTTGGTGGAGATGGAGGTGCGGGATCTTTTGAACCAGTACGAATTTCCTGGGGACGAGGTTCCGGTGATTCGGGGGAGCGCGTTGTTGGCGTTGGAGCAGATGCACCGGAATCCGAAGACGCGGCGTGGGGAGAACGAGTGGGTGGATAGGATTTGGGAGCTGTTGGATGCGATTGACGAGTACATACCCACGCCGGTGCGGGATGTGGACAAGCCTTTTTTGATGCCTGTGGAGGACGTGTTCAGCATTACTGGGCGTGGTACGGTGGCGACGGGGCGGATTGAGCGTGGGAAGGTGAAGGTTGGGGACGAGGTGGAGATTGTGGGTTTGGCTGCTGAGACGCGGCGGACGGTGGTGACGGGTGTGGAGATGCACCGTAAGACGCTGCAGGAGGGGATAGCTGGGGACAACGTAGGTTTGTTGCTGCGGGGTGTAAGCCGGGAGGAGGTGGAGCGGGGGCAGGTGCTGGCGAAGCCTGGGAGCATTACGCCGCACACGAAGTTTGAGGCGTCGGTGTATGTGTTGAGGAAGGAGGAGGGGGGTAGGCACACGGGGTTTTTTTCTGGGTACCGTCCGCAGTTTTACTT includes these proteins:
- the tuf gene encoding elongation factor Tu, whose amino-acid sequence is MAKGEFIRTKPHVNVGTIGHVDHGKTTLTAALTFVTAAENPNVEVKDYGDIDKAPEERARGITINTAHVEYETAKRHYSHVDCPGHADYIKNMITGAAQMDGAILVVSAADGPMPQTREHILLARQVGVPYIVVFMNKVDMVDDPELLDLVEMEVRDLLNQYEFPGDEVPVIRGSALLALEQMHRNPKTRRGENEWVDRIWELLDAIDEYIPTPVRDVDKPFLMPVEDVFSITGRGTVATGRIERGKVKVGDEVEIVGLAAETRRTVVTGVEMHRKTLQEGIAGDNVGLLLRGVSREEVERGQVLAKPGSITPHTKFEASVYVLRKEEGGRHTGFFSGYRPQFYFRTTDVTGVVQLPAGVEMVMPGDNVTFTVELIKPVALEEGLRFAIREGGRTVGAGVVTKILE